Genomic segment of Myxococcus xanthus:
TGGTGGAGCCGGGCGGCTTCCGGCTGGCCTTCCTGGGCGAGCACTACACGCTGACGAACCGCGCGCTGCGCGGCGCCCACAACGCGCAGAACGCGATGGCGGCGGCGCTGCTGGCTCGCCTGGGCGGCGTGGCCTCCGGCGCGGTGCAGGCGGGGCTGGACGGCTACCCGGGCCTGCCGCACCGGCTGGAGAGCGTGCGCGTGCTGGATGGCGTCGAGTGGGTGAATGACTCGAAGGCCACCAACGTGGATTCGGTGCTGGTGGCGTTGCGCGCCTTCTCCCAAGGCGTGTGGCTGATTGCCGGAGGCAAGGGCAAGGGCGCGCCGTACGCGCCCATGGTGGAGGCGGGGCAGGGCAAGGTGAAGGGCGTGCTCACCATCGGCGACGACGCGGACACGCTGGCCCGGGCCTATGCCGGCGCGGCGCAGGTCCACGCGTGCGGCACCCTGGCCCATGCGGTGGCGCGGGCGCGGGAGTTGGCGGAGCGGGGTGACACGGTGCTGCTGTCGCCCGCGTGCGCGTCCTTCGATCAGTTCAAGAACTTCGAGGACCGGGGCGATTCGTTCAAGCGCCTGGTGGAGGCGCTGTGACTGCATGAAGAACCCTTCTCCTCCGTCCTCCGCCCTCGTGCGCTTCGACCCGGTGCTGCTTTGCGCGGTGCTCGGGCTCGTGAGTTTCGGGCTGGTGATGGTGTACTCGGCCAGCGCGGTGCTGGCGCAGGACAAGCTGGGCGACAGCCTCTACTTCCTCAAGCGCCAGCTCGTCGCCGCGGGCCTGGGGCTGGGTGCCATGGCCGTGGCCATGAAGGTCGGCTGGCGCCGGCTGGCGCGCTGGGCCTATCCGCTGCTGCTGGCGGCCATCGTCCTGTTGGTGCTGGTGAACATCCCCGGCATCGGCAGCACGGCGGGTGGCGCGCGGCGGTGGATTCGCCTGCCGGGCTTTGGCCTGCAGCCGGCGGAGGTGGCGAAGTTCGCCTGGGTCGTCTACCTGTCCTACTCGCTGGCGAAGAAGCGGGAGAAGGTGGCGAAGTTCTCCGTGGGCTTCGTTCCGCACCTCGCGCTGTGCGGCATCCTGGTGTTGCTTTGTATGATGCAGCCCGACTTCGGCAGCAGCGTGCTGCTGGTGTTCATGCTCTTCGTGCTGCTGTTCGCGGCCGGCGCGAAGCTGAGCTACCTGGTCGGCATGGTGCTGCTGGCGTTGCCCCTGGCCTACGTGGCCATTGCCTCCAGTCCGTACCGCATGAAGCGCATCCTGGCCTTCATGGACCCGTGGGCGCACCGGCATGACGTGGGCTACCAGGTGGCCGAGTCGCTGATGTCCATCGGTTCGGGTGGCGTGGTGGGCCTGGGCCTGGGCGACGGACGGCAGAAGCTCTTCTTCCTGCCGGAAGCCCACACTGACTTCATCTTCTCCATCATCGCCGAGGAGACGGGCCTCATTGGCGTGGGCCTGCTGGTGGTGCTGTACGGCGTCGTGCTGTGGCGCGGCGTCCGGGCCAGCCTGGCGGCGGGGGAGACGTTCGGAACGTACCTGGGGCTGGGCATCAGCTCCATCATCGCGTTCCAGGCCGCGGTCAACATGTGCGTGGCCATGGGGTTGCTGCCGACGAAGGGCCTGACGCTGCCCTTCGTGTCGTACGGAGGTTCGTCGCTGGTGGTGTTGATGGGTGCGGCTGGAGTGCTGTTGTCGTTGAGCGCGAACACCCAGGGGGTCGCGAGGCCCAGCCGGGTGGGAACCGACATGCGGGAGGTGGCGGCATGATGAAGGTGCTCATCGCGGGTGGGGGCACGGGCGGACATCTCTTTCCGGGCATCGCCCTGGCGGAAGAGGTGGTGACACGGCATCACCGCAACGAGGTTGTCTTCGTGGGCACCGAGCGCGGCATCGAGTCGCGCGTGGTGCCGAAGGAAGGTTATCCGCTGGAGCTGGTGAAGGTGCAGGGCCTCAAGGGCAAGGGCTTCTTGTCCCTGCTCAAGGCGCTCTTCGCGCTGCCGCTGGCCTTCATCGAGTCCTTTCGCATCCTCGCCCGGCAGAAGCCGGATGTGGTGGTGGGCGTGGGTGGCTACGCCAGCGGGCCGGTGGTGATGGCCGCGTGGCTGATGGGCATCCCCACCGCCATCCAGGAGCAGAACGCGCTGCCCGGCTTCACCAACAAGGTGCTGGGCCGCATCGTGCGCGTGGTGTTCATCGCCTTCGAGGAAGCGCGCGCCTTCTTCCCGGAGAAGAAGGTCCAGCTCATCGGCAACCCCATCCGCCGCAAGCTGATGGACAACTACCTGCGCAGCCACGTCGCGCACGAGCGCTTCTCCGTGCTCGTTTTCGGCGGCAGCCTGGGTGCGCGGGGCATCAACCAGCGGATGACGGAAGCGCTGGATTCGCTGGGCGACCTGAAGGACAGCCTGCACTTCGTCCACCAGACGGGGAAGAACGACCTGGAGTCGGTGCGCAAGGGCTACGCGGACAAGGGCTTCCAGGCGGAGGTGGTCGAGTTCATCGACGACATGTCCAGCGCCTATGCCCGCGCGGACCTCGTCGTCTGTCGCGCCGGCGCGACGACCCTCGCGGAGCTGACCGTCTGTAAGAAGGCCAGCATCCTGATTCCCTTCCCGCACGCCACGGACGACCACCAGGCCGTCAACGCGCGGGCGTTGGTGGATGCTGGCGCGGCGCTGATGTTTCGCGAGTCGGAGCTCACCGGGGAAAAGCTGGCGCAGACGGTGCGTGAGCTGAAGAGCCACCCGGAGCGCCTCAAGAGCATGGAGAAGAAGGCGGGCCTGTTGGGCCGTCCCGAGGCCGCCAAGGAACTGGCGGACGTGTGCGTGGACCTGATGGTCCAGACGTGGGGCCCCAACGGCCGCGAGCGTACCCCCATCGAAGCCGAGAAGAAGGCCCCCAGGAGCAATTCGTGACACGTAACAAGCCCCCCAGCCTCTTCAAGACGCGCCATGCGGCGCAGGTCCACTTCGTGGGGCTCGGTGGTATCGGCATGAGCGGCATCGCCGAGGTGCTGCTGAACCTGGGCTACCGGGTGTCCGGCTCAGACTTGCGCGAGAGCGACATCACCCGGCGCCTGGTGCGCATGGGCGCGACCTTCTTCGAAGGCCACCGCGCGCAGAACCTGATTCAGGCGGACGTGGTGGTGATTTCCTCCGCGGTGCGCAAGGACAACCCGGAGGTGGTCGCCGCCCGGCAGCGGAAGATTCCCGTCATCCCCCGCGCGGAGATGCTCGCGGAGTTGATGCGCCTGAAGTACGCGGTCGCCGTGGCCGGCAGTCACGGGAAGACGACGACGACGTCCATGGTGGCCACCGTGCTGAGCGCGGCGGGGCTGGACCCGACGGCGGTGGTGGGCGGCAAGGTGAACGTGCTCGACTCCAACGCCAAGCTGGGCAAGAGCGAGCTGATGGTGGTGGAGGCCGACGAGAGCGACGGCAGCTTCCTCCACCTGCATCCGTCCATTGCCATCGTCACCAACATCGACCCGGAGCACATGGACCACTACGGCGACCTGGACACGCTCCAGTCCGCCTTCGTGGAGTTCTGCAACCGGGTGCCGTTCTACGGCCTCAACGTGCTGTGCCTGGACAACCCCAACGTCCAGGCGCTGCTGCCGCGCATCGAGAAGCGCTTCGTCACCTACGGCAGCTCGCACATGGCGGACTACCGGCTGGAGAACATCCAACTGGACGGCTTCACCACGCGCTTCAACGCCTATCGCCGGGAGGAGTCGCTGGGCGAGTTCCGCGTGCGGATGGTGGGCGCGCACAACGCCTTCAACGCGCTGGCCGTCATCGCCGTGGCGGAGGAGATGGACATCCCGCTGGAGACGGTCCGCGAGTCGCTGGCCGAGTTCGGCGGCGTGCAGCGGCGCTTCACCGTGCGCGGCGAAGCCCAGGGCATCACCGTGGTGGACGACTACGGGCACCACCCCACGGAAGTGCTGGCCACGCTGGCCGGCGCGCGGCGGGCCTTCGGACGCCGGGTGGTGGTGGCCTTCCAGCCGCACCGCTACACGCGCACGCATGACCTGATGAAGGAGTTCACCACCTCCTTCAATGATTCGGACGTGCTCTTCGTCACCAGCGTCTACGCGGCGGGTGAGGAGCGCATCCATGGCGCCACGGGAGACGCACTGGCGGACGCCGTCCGCGCCCACGGCCACCGCGACGTCACGTTCGTGGAGAAGCGCACCGACCTACCGGCGGCGCTGCTGCCGCGTCTGCGCGAGGGTGACCTGGTGCTGACGCTGGGAGCGGGTGACATCACCCACGTGGGGCCGGAGTTGCTCGAGCTGCTTCGCACCACCCCCCTGGCGAAGGACTAGCGCCATGGTGGAAGCAGGCGTGAAGACGGCGCTGGCGGCTCGCGTGGAGTCGCTGGGCGGCTGCGAGGTGAAGGCGGGCGAACCGCTGGCGCCTCTCACCAGCGTCCGGGCCGGCGGCGCCGCGGAAGCCCTGGTGCGCCCGCGTTCGCCAGACGCCCTGGTGGCGCTGCTGAAGCTGGCGCGTGAAGAGGGTGTCCCCGTTTCGATTCTGGGCGGCGGCGCCAACACGCTGGTGGGCGACGGCGGGGTGCCCGGCCTGACGCTGAAGCTGCCAGGAGACCTCTTTCCGGAGGTGGCCGACGTGGGCCCCGAGGAAGGGCGGCTCACCCTGGGGGCGGGGGCGGCCATCGTCCGCCTCATCAATGTCATGCGGGCCCACGCGCTGGTGGGCGCGGAGTTCCTGGCCGGCATCCCCGGCACGCTGGGCGGCGCGGTGTCGATGAACGCCGGCACCAAGAACGGCGAAGCCTTTCGCGTCATCGAGGCGGTGGAAGTGGCCACGGCGGACGGGGTGGGGTGGCTGACGAAGGCACAGGTGCCGTATTCCTACCGTCACTCCGAATTGCCGCCGGGCGGCGTCGTCACCCGGGTGCGTTTCGCGCTGCGCAAGGGGGACGTGGTGGCCTCCAAGGCCGTCATGGACGCTGACCTGGGTTACCGGAAACGGACACAGCCGCTCAGTCAGCCCAACTTCGGCAGCGTCTTCACCAACCCGCCGGGCGACCATGCCGGACGGCTCATTGAACTGGCGGGCCTGAAAGGGTACTCGCTGGGGCGCGCGCAGGTGTCCACCCTGCACGCCAACTGGATTGTGAACCTGGGCGGTGCCACCGCCCGCGACGTGCTGGGACTCGTCACCCTCATGCAGCAGCGGGTGCTCGAGCAGTCCGGCGTTGACATGAAACCCGAAGTCAAGCGCCTGGGAGACTTCCTGTGACTCCGAACCGCGGTGCCTTCACGAAGGACGAGCTCAAGCAGAAGCGTGTCGGTGTACTGTTGGGCGGAATGTCCGCGGAGCGCGACGTGTCCCTGCGCACCGGTGAGGCCGTCTCCGGGGCGCTGCGCGGGCTGGGCTACGACGTGGTGGAGATTGACGTGGGCCGGGATTTGCCCGCGCGTCTGGCGGCGGAGAAGGTGGACGTGGCGTGGCTGGCCGTCCACGGGCGTTATGGCGAGGACGGCTGTCTCCAGGGACTGCTGGAGTCGCTCTTCATTCCTTATACCGGCAGCGGCGTGCTGGCCTCCGCGCTGGGCATGGACAAGGTGTACGCCAAGCAGGTCTACGTGGCCCACGGCATCCCCACGCCCGCGTACCGTTCCTTTAAGGACGCCGCGTCGGCGCTGGCGGCGGCGGACAGCCTGCCCTTCCCGTTTCCAGTGGTGGTGAAGCCCAGCCGCGAAGGCAGCAGCGTGGGCGTGCACATCTGCAAGACGCGGGACGCCTACGAGGCCGCGGTGACGGACGCGGCGAAGTACGCGGGCACCCTGCTGGTGGAGCAGTTCGTCAAGGGACGCGAAGTGCAGGGTGGCGTGCTGGACGATGAGGCCCTGGGCGTCATCGAGGTACGCGCCGCGCGCGAGTTCTACGACTATGACGCGAAGTACAAGGCGGGCACCGGCACGCAGTACCTCTTCCCCGCGCCCCTTCCTCCGGATCAGTATGCGCGGGTGAACGAGGTGTGCCTGGCCGCGCACCAGGCCCTGGGGTGTAGCGGGGGCTCGCGGTCGGACGTCATCGTCACCGACGGAGGCGATGTGTTCCTGCTGGAAACCAACACGCTGCCGGGCATGACGGCCTCGAGCCTCTTGCCCAAGATTGCCGCGGGGCGCGGTATCGACTTTCCCGCCCTGTGTGAGCGCCTGCTGCTGGGCGCGTGTCTCAAGGCCTGAGCATCTGGTATGGGGCCGGCGCAACTTGGCGTCGGTCTCCTTCGAAAATTTCCGAAGCGCCTGTGTGGCGGCTTGCGCTACAGCGACGTGCCTGTAGCCAAAAACTGGCGTGGCTCCCGAACCGGGCACAGCATGCGTCAACCCTTTTCTCCCCATGGCCTTCGGTAAATCCAAGAACCGCCGCCGTCAGGACGCCGCCCAGCAGAAAGAGGCGGTCCGGGGCGCGGTGCGCTCGCACGGGCCGGGCGTGCTCAAGGTGCTGGGGCTGACCCTGGGCACCGGGCTGCTGGTGTGGGGTGGGGTGGCGCTGCGGGAGTGGGCGCTGACGTCGCCGCGCTTCGAACTGGAGGCGGTGTCCTTCTCCGGCCTCCAGCGCGCCTCCCGGGTGGAGCTGCTGCGGCTGGCGGCGCTGACGAAGGGGCAGAACCTGTGGACGCTGGACGTGGACGCGCTGGAGCGCGCCATGCACCAGCACCCCTGGCTGCGCACGGTGGAGGTGACGCGTCGCTTCCCCAACCGCGTGTCGGTGGAGGTGACGGAGCACGTGCCGGTGGCGATGGCGGTGCTGGGGGAGCTGTACGTCCTGGACGAGGAGGGCGAGCCCTTCAAGCGGGTGACGCCCGGGGACGGACTGGACCTGCCCCTGGTGACGGGCCTGGACCGGGAAGGTTATGTGGCGGACCCGGCGGTGGCGCGGGAGCGCCTCCGTTCGGCGCTGACGGTGGCCAGCGCGTACGCGCGGCTGTCACCCGAGAAGGCCGAACAGTTGTCGGAGGTCCGCCTGGAGGCGCTGAGCCTGGCGCTGGTGACGGCGTCCGGGCAGGAAGTGCGCCTGGGTGAAGGAGATTCAGAGGTCAAGCTGCAGCGTCTTGCCCGTGTCCGGCGCGAACTGGGTGCGAGGGGGCTTGCAGCGGAGATCATTCACCTGGATAACCGTGCCCGGCCCGGCTGGGTGGCGGTGAAGATTTCGAGCCCCGCGTCCGAGAGGAGCGGGGCTTCGATGCGGTAAGAGGACGCGCCCCTTTCACGAAAGTGGGGGGCCTGGGAGGGTTGTCATGGCGAAGCAGAAGTCGGGGGAGATCATCGTCGGCCTCGACATCGGCACGACGAAGATCTGCGCCATCGTCGGAGAGCTGACCGACAGCGGCATCGACATCATCGGTATCGGTACGCATCCGTCGAAGGGTCTGCGCAAGGGCGTGGTGGTGAACATCGAGGCGACCGTCTCTTCCATCCGCCGCGCGGTGGAAGAAGCGGAGCTCATGGCGGGGGCGGAGATTTCCCACGTCTACACGGGCATCGCCGGAGGCCACATCAAGGGCTTCAATTCCCAGGGCATCGTCGCCGTCAAGGACAAGGAGGTCCGCGAGGCGGACATCGCCCGGGTCATTGACGCGGCCAAGGCCGTGGCGATTCCGCTGGACCGGGAGGTCATCCATGTCCTCCCGCAGGAGTTCATCATCGACGACCAGGGCGGCATCAAGGAGCCCCTGGGCATGGCGGGCGTCCGGCTGGAGGCCAAGGTCCATATCGTCACCGGCGCGGTGTCCAGCGCGCAGAACATCGTCAAGTGCGCCAACCGCACCGGGCTCAATGTCTCCGACATCGTCCTCCAGCCGCTGGCCAGCGCGGAGGCGGTGCTGGGCGAGGACGAGAAGGAGCTGGGCGTGTGCCTCGTCGACATCGGCGGCGGCACCACGGACATCGCCATCTTCTCCGGCGGCTCCATCGTCCACACGGCGGTGATTGCGCTGGGCGGCAACAACCTCACCAGCGACATCGCCATTGGCCTGCGCACCCCCGCGCACGAGGCCGAGCGCATCAAGCAGAAGTACGGCTGCGCGCTGTCGTCGCTCATCAACAAGGACGACACCATTGAAGTGCCCAGCGTTGGGGGCCGTCATCCCCGCGTGCTCGGGCGGCAGATTCTCTGCGAAATACTGGAGCCGCGCGTGGAGGAGATCTTCCAGCTCGTGCACCGCGAAATCCAGAAGTGCGGCTACGAGGACCTGCTGGCCTCGGGCGTGGTGATTACGGGTGGCTCTACGCTGCTGGCCGGCATGCCGGAGCTGGCCGAGGAAGTGCTGGGCCTGCCCGTCCGCCGCGGCATGCCGCGCGGCATTGGCGGTCTGGTGGATGTGGTGAAGAGCCCCATGTACGCCACCGGCGTGGGCCTGGTTGTCTACGGCGCCCGCCACCTGGACCGGCGCATGTTCCGCATCCGCGAGGAGAACGTGTACAAGAAGGTGAAGGGCCGCATGCGCGAGTGGCTCGAGGAAATCTTCTGACGCGCCGGGCCGAGCGCCAACCGCGTTGCCAAAGGGCTCTCCGAAAGGGGGGCCCTTTTTTGTTGGCCGTGGGCCACACCCCGCGTCCCGGTTGACGCGTCAGCGTCCTGGTTTGACGCGTCAGCCGACCTGGTGGGTTGCCCCCCGAAGTGCCCGAGCCGGTCCAGTTTCCGGAATCTGGATCCGTGGTTCGGATGGGGCACGGGATACCCCGTGAGGCGGACGCTGAAATCCTCGGAATCTCCAGGGTCGTAGATTGGACAGAGGCTGGCTCTCGGATTGCTATGTGCGGCATTTGCCGCTGGAGCCACACCCCCCAGCGACCCCAGGTTTATGAATCGAAAGACCTTTTACGTCCCCCTGTTTAGTCGGGCCTTCCGAGGACGCCTCGGCTTGGCCGTCGCACCCCTGGTGCTGCTGTGCGCGGCCCTGCTGGGTCCTGTGGCGAAGGCCGCGGCGGACAGCTTCGGCCTGGGGAACGGGAGCAGCGGCGCGCTGACCGTCGGTGTCGCCGGCACTGTCATCAACACCTACACGCGTGTGACGGCCGCAGTGCCAGCGGGGCAGAGCTTCGTGGCGGTGGACACGACTGCCGAATTCACGGCGGAGGACCTGGTGATGGTGTTCCAGGCCACGGGCCTTGAGGATGCCCCTTCTGGGAATCAAGCACCCATCGTCCTGACGGGGGGCTTGGTGGGACGCTGGGAGCTGGCGCGGATTGGCAGCGTCGATGTTGAAAACGCGCAGCTCCATTTCACGCAGCCTCTCACTGGCGCCTTCGCGGCCACCAGCACGCAGGTGATTCGGGTGCCCGAGTACGCCAGCGTGACGGTGAACGCCGCGGGCAGCATCACGGCGCAGCCCTGGAATGGGACGACGGGCGGCGTGGTGGCCTTCCTGTCGCAGGGCGCGGTGAACAACGCGGGGGCCATTCATGCCGATGGCCGTGGGTTCCGCGGAGGGTTCGCCTGGAATGGTTCGGGAGACGGCTGCGACGGCCTGGATGAGGCGTGGGGGCCGGATAATCTGTGGCTGGGCGGGACGTCGAAGGGCGAAGGCTTGGTGCCTGGCCGTTTTGGGGGGGAGGAACTCCCTCCTGATGGGAGAACGGGCCCGACGACGGGCCGGGGCAACGCCGCCAACGCCGGTGGCGGCGGCGTTTGCCACAACTCGGGTGGCGGTGGTGGCAGTAACGTGGGCATGGGCGGCATCGGAGGGCGGACGTGGGTGGGTGAAGCGCCCCCGTATTCCCGCGAGGTGGGTGGTCTCGGCGGGGCCCCGCTGATCTTCGATGCGGTTTCCTATGCGGTGTTCGGCGGCGGTGGCGGTGCGGGCCATGGCAACAACGACGCGGCTGGCGGGGGGAGCGCGGGTGGCGGTTTGGTGTTCATCCGCGGGGCCTCGCTCTCGGGGGCCGGTCGCGTGTCGGCGGACGGGTTCGCGGGTGGTAACGCCATCGGGCTAGCCAATGACGCTGCGGGCGGCGCCGGCGCTGGCGGCACCGTGTATGTGCGCGTCACCGGAGCCCTGTCTTGCTCGGCCAATGCAGTGTCGGCCCGTGGTGGTGATGGTGGCAGCACCACGCACGATCAGCACGGAACAGGCGGTGGCGGTGGTCGTGCGCTGATTCAGGGCGTGACGGTCGGGTGCATCCCGGTCGTCACGGGCGGCTTTGCGGGCACGCAGCCGACAGCCAACGCGCCGGGCGGGCTCACGTATGGCGCCGCTCCTGGCAACCCCGGTATCGTCACCATCCTCCCGGGTGCCTTCCCGGCGAGTGTGGCGGCCCCCGTGGTGGTGACGCCTGCCAACGGCTCCACCACGGGCTTTCGTCCGGTCATCAGCGGTACTGCCCCCGCGAGCTCCACGGTGATCATCTTCGTGGATGGCGTCGAAGTGGCCCGCGTGACGGCGGACCCCTCGGGGAACTTCAGCTTCACGCCGACCGCGGATCTGTCCGTCGGTGCGCACACGGTGAATGCCTACGCCCTGTTCCAG
This window contains:
- a CDS encoding cell division protein FtsQ/DivIB yields the protein MAFGKSKNRRRQDAAQQKEAVRGAVRSHGPGVLKVLGLTLGTGLLVWGGVALREWALTSPRFELEAVSFSGLQRASRVELLRLAALTKGQNLWTLDVDALERAMHQHPWLRTVEVTRRFPNRVSVEVTEHVPVAMAVLGELYVLDEEGEPFKRVTPGDGLDLPLVTGLDREGYVADPAVARERLRSALTVASAYARLSPEKAEQLSEVRLEALSLALVTASGQEVRLGEGDSEVKLQRLARVRRELGARGLAAEIIHLDNRARPGWVAVKISSPASERSGASMR
- the ftsW gene encoding putative lipid II flippase FtsW, which produces MKNPSPPSSALVRFDPVLLCAVLGLVSFGLVMVYSASAVLAQDKLGDSLYFLKRQLVAAGLGLGAMAVAMKVGWRRLARWAYPLLLAAIVLLVLVNIPGIGSTAGGARRWIRLPGFGLQPAEVAKFAWVVYLSYSLAKKREKVAKFSVGFVPHLALCGILVLLCMMQPDFGSSVLLVFMLFVLLFAAGAKLSYLVGMVLLALPLAYVAIASSPYRMKRILAFMDPWAHRHDVGYQVAESLMSIGSGGVVGLGLGDGRQKLFFLPEAHTDFIFSIIAEETGLIGVGLLVVLYGVVLWRGVRASLAAGETFGTYLGLGISSIIAFQAAVNMCVAMGLLPTKGLTLPFVSYGGSSLVVLMGAAGVLLSLSANTQGVARPSRVGTDMREVAA
- the murC gene encoding UDP-N-acetylmuramate--L-alanine ligase — translated: MTRNKPPSLFKTRHAAQVHFVGLGGIGMSGIAEVLLNLGYRVSGSDLRESDITRRLVRMGATFFEGHRAQNLIQADVVVISSAVRKDNPEVVAARQRKIPVIPRAEMLAELMRLKYAVAVAGSHGKTTTTSMVATVLSAAGLDPTAVVGGKVNVLDSNAKLGKSELMVVEADESDGSFLHLHPSIAIVTNIDPEHMDHYGDLDTLQSAFVEFCNRVPFYGLNVLCLDNPNVQALLPRIEKRFVTYGSSHMADYRLENIQLDGFTTRFNAYRREESLGEFRVRMVGAHNAFNALAVIAVAEEMDIPLETVRESLAEFGGVQRRFTVRGEAQGITVVDDYGHHPTEVLATLAGARRAFGRRVVVAFQPHRYTRTHDLMKEFTTSFNDSDVLFVTSVYAAGEERIHGATGDALADAVRAHGHRDVTFVEKRTDLPAALLPRLREGDLVLTLGAGDITHVGPELLELLRTTPLAKD
- the murG gene encoding undecaprenyldiphospho-muramoylpentapeptide beta-N-acetylglucosaminyltransferase; the protein is MMKVLIAGGGTGGHLFPGIALAEEVVTRHHRNEVVFVGTERGIESRVVPKEGYPLELVKVQGLKGKGFLSLLKALFALPLAFIESFRILARQKPDVVVGVGGYASGPVVMAAWLMGIPTAIQEQNALPGFTNKVLGRIVRVVFIAFEEARAFFPEKKVQLIGNPIRRKLMDNYLRSHVAHERFSVLVFGGSLGARGINQRMTEALDSLGDLKDSLHFVHQTGKNDLESVRKGYADKGFQAEVVEFIDDMSSAYARADLVVCRAGATTLAELTVCKKASILIPFPHATDDHQAVNARALVDAGAALMFRESELTGEKLAQTVRELKSHPERLKSMEKKAGLLGRPEAAKELADVCVDLMVQTWGPNGRERTPIEAEKKAPRSNS
- the ftsA gene encoding cell division protein FtsA — encoded protein: MAKQKSGEIIVGLDIGTTKICAIVGELTDSGIDIIGIGTHPSKGLRKGVVVNIEATVSSIRRAVEEAELMAGAEISHVYTGIAGGHIKGFNSQGIVAVKDKEVREADIARVIDAAKAVAIPLDREVIHVLPQEFIIDDQGGIKEPLGMAGVRLEAKVHIVTGAVSSAQNIVKCANRTGLNVSDIVLQPLASAEAVLGEDEKELGVCLVDIGGGTTDIAIFSGGSIVHTAVIALGGNNLTSDIAIGLRTPAHEAERIKQKYGCALSSLINKDDTIEVPSVGGRHPRVLGRQILCEILEPRVEEIFQLVHREIQKCGYEDLLASGVVITGGSTLLAGMPELAEEVLGLPVRRGMPRGIGGLVDVVKSPMYATGVGLVVYGARHLDRRMFRIREENVYKKVKGRMREWLEEIF
- the murB gene encoding UDP-N-acetylmuramate dehydrogenase; its protein translation is MVEAGVKTALAARVESLGGCEVKAGEPLAPLTSVRAGGAAEALVRPRSPDALVALLKLAREEGVPVSILGGGANTLVGDGGVPGLTLKLPGDLFPEVADVGPEEGRLTLGAGAAIVRLINVMRAHALVGAEFLAGIPGTLGGAVSMNAGTKNGEAFRVIEAVEVATADGVGWLTKAQVPYSYRHSELPPGGVVTRVRFALRKGDVVASKAVMDADLGYRKRTQPLSQPNFGSVFTNPPGDHAGRLIELAGLKGYSLGRAQVSTLHANWIVNLGGATARDVLGLVTLMQQRVLEQSGVDMKPEVKRLGDFL
- a CDS encoding D-alanine--D-alanine ligase — its product is MTPNRGAFTKDELKQKRVGVLLGGMSAERDVSLRTGEAVSGALRGLGYDVVEIDVGRDLPARLAAEKVDVAWLAVHGRYGEDGCLQGLLESLFIPYTGSGVLASALGMDKVYAKQVYVAHGIPTPAYRSFKDAASALAAADSLPFPFPVVVKPSREGSSVGVHICKTRDAYEAAVTDAAKYAGTLLVEQFVKGREVQGGVLDDEALGVIEVRAAREFYDYDAKYKAGTGTQYLFPAPLPPDQYARVNEVCLAAHQALGCSGGSRSDVIVTDGGDVFLLETNTLPGMTASSLLPKIAAGRGIDFPALCERLLLGACLKA